One Natronomonas moolapensis 8.8.11 genomic region harbors:
- the ilvN gene encoding acetolactate synthase small subunit, with protein sequence MSRRQDDVRRTGLEGPPPEERTRPVGRRNSQGIRIDPEIEAEHEPRRTTISAYVRDEPGVLARVSGLFHRRQFNIESLTVGPTQNEGYSRITLVVEEPDPGIDQIKKQLNKLVPVIHVRELDGNPVAVELVILKVDGDDPDKVQAITEMYDGQTLDAGPRSITVQITGSESEIDDAIDAYEQFGIREIARTGQAALARGETETARVEEKHT encoded by the coding sequence ATGAGCCGCCGCCAGGACGACGTCCGTCGGACTGGTCTCGAGGGACCGCCGCCGGAGGAACGGACGCGACCCGTCGGCCGCCGAAACTCCCAGGGGATCCGGATCGATCCCGAGATCGAGGCCGAACACGAGCCGCGTCGGACGACGATCTCGGCGTACGTCAGGGACGAACCCGGCGTGTTGGCCCGCGTCTCGGGGCTGTTCCACAGGCGGCAGTTCAACATCGAATCGCTCACGGTCGGCCCGACGCAGAACGAGGGGTACTCCCGGATCACACTCGTCGTCGAGGAGCCCGATCCCGGGATCGACCAGATCAAAAAACAGTTGAACAAACTGGTCCCGGTCATCCACGTTCGGGAGCTCGACGGCAACCCCGTCGCGGTCGAACTCGTCATCCTGAAAGTCGACGGCGACGACCCGGACAAGGTGCAGGCGATCACGGAAATGTACGACGGCCAGACGCTCGACGCCGGTCCCCGAAGCATAACGGTTCAGATCACCGGCTCGGAGAGCGAGATCGACGACGCGATCGACGCCTACGAGCAGTTCGGCATCCGCGAGATCGCACGGACCGGCCAGGCCGCCCTAGCCCGCGGCGAGACGGAGACGGCGAGAGTCGAGGAGAAACACACCTGA
- a CDS encoding response regulator, whose protein sequence is MAAANVVVAEDDAGIRDLVGVTLESAGHTVESFGAGDDCWERLETGDPPDLVILDVSMPGLDGAGVLDRIRSDTRLCSLPVVFLSGHDRDSDIVSDIEGRIEDYVHKPFSPGDLNDCVARLV, encoded by the coding sequence ATGGCGGCAGCGAACGTCGTGGTCGCCGAGGACGACGCCGGCATCCGGGACCTCGTCGGAGTGACACTGGAGTCCGCAGGGCACACAGTCGAGAGCTTCGGAGCCGGCGACGACTGCTGGGAGCGACTCGAAACCGGCGACCCGCCGGACCTCGTTATCCTCGACGTCTCCATGCCGGGACTCGACGGCGCGGGCGTCCTCGACCGCATCCGAAGCGACACGCGGCTGTGTTCGCTCCCGGTCGTCTTCCTCAGCGGCCACGACCGCGATTCCGACATCGTCTCCGACATCGAGGGGCGGATCGAAGACTACGTCCACAAGCCGTTCAGCCCCGGCGACCTCAACGACTGCGTCGCCAGACTCGTCTGA
- a CDS encoding gamma carbonic anhydrase family protein, with translation MLRSFEGHEPDIHEDAYVDPSSVVIGDVTIGADASVWPNVTLRGDHGPITVAEGANVQDNAVLHEGAEIGPYATVGHTAIVHAAEVRSRALVGMGATVLDRSVLGERAMVGANSVVTEDTEIEADTLYAGVPVEFIKEVEDSPWASAGDRYVELSRRHAEGSERIEGAERPSRSDRPERGGADRPE, from the coding sequence ATGCTACGGAGCTTCGAGGGACACGAACCGGATATTCACGAGGACGCCTACGTCGACCCGAGTTCGGTCGTTATCGGCGACGTGACAATCGGGGCCGACGCGAGCGTCTGGCCCAACGTGACGCTACGCGGGGACCACGGGCCGATCACGGTCGCGGAAGGCGCGAACGTTCAGGACAACGCGGTCCTCCACGAGGGGGCCGAGATCGGCCCCTACGCGACCGTCGGCCACACCGCGATCGTCCACGCCGCCGAGGTGCGGTCCCGGGCGCTCGTCGGGATGGGCGCGACCGTCCTCGATCGGTCGGTCCTCGGCGAGCGGGCGATGGTCGGAGCCAACAGCGTAGTCACCGAGGACACGGAAATCGAAGCCGACACGCTGTACGCCGGCGTTCCGGTCGAATTTATAAAAGAGGTCGAGGACTCGCCGTGGGCTAGCGCCGGCGACCGCTACGTCGAGCTGTCGCGGCGGCACGCCGAGGGCTCCGAGCGGATCGAGGGAGCCGAACGGCCGAGTCGTTCCGACCGGCCCGAACGGGGCGGTGCCGACCGCCCTGAGTAG
- a CDS encoding LeuA family protein, with translation MRRLRRRIEFFQGTLDSTSEISEARIFDTTLRDGEQSPRTSFSYEDKRELASILDDMGTHVIEAGFPVNSDAEFEAVRDIADATSTTVCGLARVVDKDIDAALDSGVEMVHVFASTSDVQLQDSMHATRQEALERSVAAVERVTDAGATCMFSPMDVTRTEESFMIDVVEAVSEAGTDWINLPDTCGVATPRRFYGMVETVCAHTDARVDVHTHDDFGLASANALSGYEAGASQAQVSVNGIGERAGNAAYEEVVMALESLYDVDTGIDTRRITELAQVVEAKSDMPIPANKPVVGSNAFSHESGIHAAGVIENSDTFEPGVMTPEMVGATRQLVLGKHTGTHSVRERLEDAGFEPTETEVREVTRMVKDRGAEQEEITFERLKEFAKEIDVRREEVRI, from the coding sequence ATACGTCGGCTTCGCCGGCGGATCGAGTTCTTCCAGGGCACACTAGATAGTACCTCAGAGATAAGTGAGGCCCGGATTTTCGACACGACGCTGCGCGACGGTGAGCAATCCCCGCGGACCTCGTTCTCCTACGAGGACAAACGGGAGCTCGCCTCGATCCTCGACGACATGGGGACCCACGTCATCGAGGCCGGCTTCCCGGTGAACTCCGACGCGGAGTTCGAGGCCGTACGCGATATCGCCGACGCGACGTCGACCACGGTGTGTGGGCTCGCCCGCGTCGTGGACAAGGACATCGACGCCGCCCTCGATTCGGGCGTCGAGATGGTGCACGTGTTCGCATCGACGAGCGACGTACAGCTACAGGATTCGATGCACGCCACGCGTCAGGAGGCCCTCGAGCGGTCTGTCGCGGCCGTCGAGCGCGTCACGGACGCCGGTGCGACCTGTATGTTCTCGCCGATGGACGTCACGCGCACCGAGGAATCGTTCATGATCGACGTCGTGGAGGCCGTCTCCGAGGCGGGGACCGACTGGATCAACCTCCCCGACACCTGCGGGGTCGCGACGCCGCGGCGGTTCTACGGGATGGTCGAAACCGTCTGTGCGCACACGGACGCCCGCGTCGACGTCCACACCCACGACGACTTCGGGTTGGCCTCGGCCAACGCGCTCTCGGGGTACGAGGCCGGCGCATCGCAGGCGCAGGTCTCGGTCAACGGCATCGGCGAGCGCGCCGGCAACGCGGCCTACGAGGAGGTCGTCATGGCGCTGGAGTCGCTATACGACGTCGACACCGGCATCGACACCCGTCGGATCACCGAACTGGCGCAGGTCGTCGAGGCGAAAAGCGACATGCCGATCCCGGCGAACAAGCCGGTCGTGGGGAGCAACGCCTTCTCCCACGAGTCCGGCATCCACGCCGCCGGGGTCATCGAGAACTCCGATACCTTCGAGCCGGGTGTGATGACGCCGGAGATGGTCGGGGCGACCCGACAGTTGGTGCTCGGCAAACACACCGGCACCCACTCCGTCCGCGAGCGGCTCGAGGACGCCGGGTTCGAACCCACCGAGACCGAGGTCCGCGAGGTGACCCGGATGGTCAAAGACCGCGGCGCAGAGCAGGAGGAGATCACCTTCGAGCGGCTCAAGGAGTTCGCCAAGGAGATCGACGTCCGGCGCGAGGAGGTCCGGATCTGA
- the ilvB gene encoding biosynthetic-type acetolactate synthase large subunit, translating into MSKEQARTTPEADEESKAGDIETGADAVVRALENAGVEHLFGVQGGAIMPVYDALYYSEMTHVTMAHEQGAAHAADAYGIVTGDPGVCMATSGPGATNLVTGIADASMDSDPLVALTGQVPTEFVGNDAFQETDTIGVTAPVTKANTFADDAGTVGTDVGTAFALAESGRQGPTLVDLPKDVTNDPTTEDPGAPTLPDTYNPPETADPDAVSDAAGVLSAAEKPVILAGGGVIKAEASDELRRFAKAHDIPVITTMPGTGSFPEDHELSLEIAGMHGTGYANMAITVTDCMLAIGTRFDDRLTGGVETFAPDAEIIHVDIDPAEISKNIEADHPLIGDAKAVLDQLADAMIHSPSTDAWLEQCEAWKDEYPMDYAAPEDEPVKPQYVVEVFDEKTDDDTVVTTGVGQHQMWAWQYWTWTEPRTWVTSHGLGTMGYGLPSAIGAKFAAPDRDVVCFDGDGSFLMTCQELSVAVREDLDIVIVVLNNDAIGMVRQWQDAFFGERHMASEYPWIPEFDTLAEAFGARGFRIDTYDEVEAVVEDALAYDGPSVVDVHIDPDENVYPMVPSGGDNGLFALTEGQL; encoded by the coding sequence ATGAGCAAAGAGCAGGCACGAACGACGCCCGAGGCGGACGAAGAGTCGAAGGCGGGCGATATCGAGACGGGGGCGGACGCGGTCGTTCGCGCCCTCGAGAACGCGGGGGTCGAACACCTCTTCGGCGTGCAGGGCGGCGCGATCATGCCCGTGTACGACGCGCTGTACTACTCGGAGATGACGCACGTCACGATGGCCCACGAGCAGGGCGCCGCCCACGCCGCCGACGCCTACGGGATCGTCACCGGCGACCCGGGCGTCTGCATGGCGACCTCGGGACCGGGGGCGACGAACCTGGTGACCGGGATCGCCGACGCCAGTATGGACTCGGACCCGCTCGTCGCGCTGACCGGACAGGTGCCGACGGAGTTCGTCGGCAACGACGCCTTCCAAGAGACGGACACGATCGGCGTCACCGCCCCGGTCACCAAGGCGAACACCTTCGCAGACGACGCCGGGACAGTCGGCACCGACGTCGGGACGGCGTTCGCCCTCGCCGAGAGCGGTCGTCAGGGTCCCACCCTCGTCGACCTTCCGAAGGACGTGACCAACGACCCGACGACGGAAGATCCCGGCGCGCCGACGCTCCCGGACACGTACAACCCGCCGGAGACGGCCGACCCGGACGCCGTCTCAGACGCGGCCGGCGTGCTGTCGGCGGCCGAGAAGCCGGTCATCCTGGCCGGCGGCGGCGTGATCAAAGCCGAGGCGAGCGACGAACTCCGCCGGTTCGCGAAAGCACACGACATTCCGGTGATCACGACGATGCCCGGCACCGGGTCGTTCCCCGAGGACCACGAACTCTCCCTCGAGATCGCGGGTATGCACGGCACCGGTTACGCCAACATGGCGATCACGGTGACCGACTGTATGCTGGCGATCGGGACCCGGTTCGACGACCGGCTCACGGGCGGCGTCGAGACGTTCGCTCCCGACGCCGAGATCATCCACGTCGACATCGATCCCGCAGAGATCTCGAAGAACATCGAGGCGGATCACCCACTCATCGGCGATGCGAAGGCCGTGCTGGACCAGCTCGCGGACGCGATGATCCACTCGCCGTCGACCGACGCGTGGCTCGAACAGTGCGAGGCGTGGAAGGACGAGTACCCGATGGACTACGCGGCCCCCGAAGACGAGCCGGTCAAACCGCAGTACGTCGTCGAGGTCTTCGACGAGAAGACCGACGACGACACAGTCGTCACCACGGGCGTCGGCCAACACCAGATGTGGGCCTGGCAGTACTGGACGTGGACGGAGCCCCGGACGTGGGTCACCTCTCACGGCCTCGGGACGATGGGTTATGGGTTGCCATCGGCGATCGGCGCGAAGTTCGCCGCGCCCGATCGGGACGTCGTCTGCTTCGACGGCGACGGCTCGTTCCTCATGACGTGTCAGGAGCTTTCGGTCGCCGTTCGGGAGGACCTCGACATCGTGATTGTCGTCCTCAACAACGACGCGATCGGGATGGTCAGACAGTGGCAAGACGCCTTTTTCGGCGAGCGCCACATGGCCTCGGAGTACCCGTGGATCCCCGAATTCGACACGCTCGCGGAGGCCTTCGGAGCCCGCGGCTTCCGGATCGACACCTACGACGAGGTCGAGGCGGTCGTCGAGGACGCCTTAGCGTACGACGGCCCGAGCGTCGTCGACGTCCACATCGACCCCGACGAGAACGTCTACCCGATGGTGCCGAGCGGCGGGGACAACGGGCTCTTCGCGCTGACGGAGGGGCAGCTATGA
- the ilvC gene encoding ketol-acid reductoisomerase: protein MTDDTEIYYDDDADSTVLDDKTVAVLGYGSQGHAHAQNLDDSGVDVVVGLREGSSSREAARSDGLDVATPRNAAEQADVVSVLVPDTVQPDIYEEIRDVVTEGDTLQFAHGFNIHYGQIEPDDGVDVTMVAPKSPGHLVRRNYENNEGTPGLLAVYRDATGDAHDVGLAYAKAIGCTRAGVIETTFREETESDLFGEQAVLCGGVTSLVKTGYETLVDNGYSREMAYFECLNELKLIVDLMYEGGNSEMWDSVSDTAEYGGLTRGDRVVDDHARERMEEVLEEVQDGTFAREWITENQAGRPSYKQLRAAEKDHDIEAVGEDLRALFAWGEE from the coding sequence ATGACAGACGACACAGAAATCTACTACGACGACGACGCGGACAGCACCGTACTCGACGACAAGACCGTAGCCGTCCTCGGCTACGGGAGCCAGGGCCACGCCCACGCCCAGAACCTCGACGACTCCGGTGTCGACGTGGTCGTCGGGCTCCGCGAGGGATCGTCCTCGCGGGAGGCGGCTCGCTCGGACGGTCTCGACGTGGCGACCCCGCGGAACGCGGCCGAGCAGGCGGACGTCGTGAGCGTGCTCGTCCCCGACACCGTCCAGCCGGACATCTACGAGGAGATCCGCGACGTCGTCACCGAGGGCGACACGCTGCAGTTCGCCCACGGGTTCAACATCCACTACGGGCAGATCGAACCGGACGACGGCGTCGACGTCACGATGGTCGCGCCGAAGTCGCCCGGCCACCTCGTCCGCCGCAACTACGAGAACAACGAGGGGACGCCGGGGCTGCTCGCCGTCTACCGGGACGCGACCGGCGACGCCCACGACGTCGGGCTGGCGTACGCGAAGGCGATCGGCTGCACGCGGGCCGGCGTCATCGAGACCACCTTCCGCGAGGAGACCGAGTCCGACCTCTTCGGCGAGCAGGCGGTGCTCTGTGGCGGCGTCACCTCGCTCGTCAAGACCGGCTACGAGACGCTCGTCGACAACGGGTACAGCCGCGAGATGGCGTACTTCGAGTGTCTGAACGAGCTGAAGTTGATCGTCGACCTGATGTACGAGGGCGGCAACAGCGAGATGTGGGATTCGGTCTCGGACACGGCCGAGTACGGCGGGCTGACCCGCGGCGACCGGGTCGTCGACGACCACGCCCGCGAGCGGATGGAGGAGGTCCTCGAGGAGGTCCAAGACGGGACCTTCGCCCGCGAGTGGATCACGGAGAATCAGGCCGGCCGGCCGAGCTACAAACAGCTCCGTGCGGCCGAGAAGGACCACGACATCGAAGCCGTCGGCGAGGACCTGCGCGCGCTGTTCGCGTGGGGGGAGGAGTGA